GGCATCGATCCGTATTTCGCCGCGAAGGCGCTGCTCGCCGCATCCGACGCGCAGCTCGACGCGCGCCAGGCCGCGCGCGCATGGATCGCGTGGCTGCTGCCGCGCCAGCGCGCCGACGGCGGCTTCGACCGCTTCTGCGTGAAGGACAGCCAATACGCGGCCTGCGCGGACGCGGACGCGGACGACTCGATGATGGCGACGTGGATGGAGCTGCTCGCGCGCTTCGCGCCGCCGGGCGGGATGCCGGCAAGCTGGGCGCGCAGCCTCGCGCGCGCGAGCGCGCATCTCGACACGCTGCTCGACAAGCGCACCGGCGTCTACCAGATCTCGCCGACGCTGCACGTCGCGCTCCTGATGGACAACGTCGAGGTGCACAGCGCGCTACAGGCGCTCGCCGCGTATTACATCCGCCATGCCGACTACGTGCGCGCGAGCCCGTGGAGCCGGCGCGCGGACCGGCTGTCCGCCGCGATCCTGCAGGTGTTCTGGCGCGGCGAGCAGTCTGGGTTCCGGGCGAGCACGCAGCAGATCGGCGACACGAGCTTCTATCCGGAGAAAGTCGCGCAGATTTTCCCGATCCTGTCGGGCATCCGCGTGCCCGGCCAATCGAACGCGACGATCTACGCGCAATGGATGCACCGCTACGGCAAGACATGGCTGCATCTGGCCGGCACCGATTTCCCGTGGGGGCTGATCGCGCTCGTCGCATACAAGATGAACGACTGGAGCACCGTCGCGTGCTGGCATGCGCGCTCCGGCCCGTACCGGCACGGCCCGCACTGGAACGTGCTCGAGGAAGCGCTTTATCTGGCATTCGAAAGCAGGATGGCCGATCCGGTCGCGCCCGCGAGCTGCGGGTTTACGACCGCGTCGGCCGCCATCGCGCCGCGTTGAGGGCGACGCGCGCGGGCATCGCAAGTCATCGGAGGTAACGAGTCATGTGCGGAATCGTGGGTGCTGTGGCGCAACGGAACATCGTTCCGGTTTTGATCGAGGGCTTACGCCGGCTCGAATATCGCGGCTATGATTCATGCGGCGTCGCGACCGTGGTGGACGGCGAGGCGCGGCGCGAGCGCAGCGTATCGCGCGTCGCCGATCTGGAGGCGCATGTGCGCACGGCCGGCTTGACCGGCACCACGGGCATTGCGCACACGCGCTGGGCGACGCACGGCGCGCCCGCGACGTGCAATGCGCACCCGATCTTCTCGCGCGATCACATCGCGCTCGTTCACAACGGCATCATCGAGAATCACGAGGCGCTGCGCACTCAACTGACCGGCCAGCATTACGAATTCGACGGGCAGACCGATACCGAAGTCGTCGCGCATCTGATCCACAGCAAGTACCGCGGCGACTTGCTGTCCGCCGTTCGCGACGCGACGACGCAATTGCGCGGCGCATACGCGATCGCGGTGTTCAGCAAGACCGAGCCGAACCGGCTGATCGGCGCGCGCGTGGGCTCGCCGCTCGTCGTCGGCCTGAAGGACGGCGAGTGCTTCCTCGCGTCGGACGCGCTCGCGCTTGCCGGCCTCACCGACCAGTTCATCTTTCTCGACGAAGGCGACATCGTCGAGCTGACGCCCGGCGGGGTGAGGATCGTCGATCGCGACGGCAGGCCGGTCGTGCGCGCGGTGCAGACCGTTGCATCGACGCAGGGTGTGGTGGAGCTGGGCGATTACCGGCATTTCATGCAGAAGGAGATCTTCGAGCAGCCGCGCGCGGTTGCCGCGACGATTCCCGACGCGGGGCTGTTCGATCCGGCGGTGTTCGGCCCCGACGCGCGGCGGGCATTCGAGCAGATCGACAACGTGCTGATCCTCGCGTGCGGCACGAGCCACTACGCGGGATTGACCGCGCGCCGCTGGCTCGAGACGGTCGCGCGGATACCGGCGCAGGTCGAGATTGCGAGCGAGTACCGGTACAGCGACGCGGTTGCGATGCCGAATACGCTGATCGTCGCCGTGTCGCAGTCGGGCGAGACGGCCGATACGCTCGCCGCGCTGAAGTACGCGCAGGCGCTCGGCCACATCGATACGCTCGCGATCTGCAACGTGCCGACGAGCGCGATGATGCGGCAGGCCGGGCTGCGCTTCCTCACGCGTGCGGGCCCGGAAATCGGCGTCGCGTCGACGAAGGCGTTCACGACACAGCTCGTCGCGCTGTTCGTGCTGGCGGTCACGCTCGGGCGGATGCGCGGCTGCGTCGACGACGCGCGGCTCGCGCGCTACACGCAGCAACTGCGCCGGCTGCCCGGCGCGCTCGAGGACGTGCTC
The nucleotide sequence above comes from Burkholderia thailandensis E264. Encoded proteins:
- the glmS gene encoding glutamine--fructose-6-phosphate transaminase (isomerizing) — protein: MCGIVGAVAQRNIVPVLIEGLRRLEYRGYDSCGVATVVDGEARRERSVSRVADLEAHVRTAGLTGTTGIAHTRWATHGAPATCNAHPIFSRDHIALVHNGIIENHEALRTQLTGQHYEFDGQTDTEVVAHLIHSKYRGDLLSAVRDATTQLRGAYAIAVFSKTEPNRLIGARVGSPLVVGLKDGECFLASDALALAGLTDQFIFLDEGDIVELTPGGVRIVDRDGRPVVRAVQTVASTQGVVELGDYRHFMQKEIFEQPRAVAATIPDAGLFDPAVFGPDARRAFEQIDNVLILACGTSHYAGLTARRWLETVARIPAQVEIASEYRYSDAVAMPNTLIVAVSQSGETADTLAALKYAQALGHIDTLAICNVPTSAMMRQAGLRFLTRAGPEIGVASTKAFTTQLVALFVLAVTLGRMRGCVDDARLARYTQQLRRLPGALEDVLALEPRVARWADEFARHENALFLGRGLHYPIALEGALKLKEISYIHAEAYPAGELKHGPLALVTDTMPVATIAPNDALLEKLKSNMQEVRARGGQLYVFADADTRIDDGDGISVMRMPDYYGLLSPILHVVPLQLLAYHAACIRGADIDKPRNLAKSVTVE